The following are encoded in a window of Rhinolophus sinicus isolate RSC01 linkage group LG12, ASM3656204v1, whole genome shotgun sequence genomic DNA:
- the ELF3 gene encoding ETS-related transcription factor Elf-3 isoform X1 codes for MAVVQLFRKNMQTNGSPALPLAGSLMAATCEISNVFSNYFSAMYSPEDPSLASAPPAATFGADDLGRSLSSPHMPLEGAEKASWLGEQPQCWSKAQVLDWISYQVEKNKFDASTIDFSRCDMDGATLCSCTPEELRLVFGPLGDQLYSQLWDHSSSFPDELSWIIDLLEKDSMYFQETLGDPGPSDHGSPFGQEMLDDSQQASPCRPGSYSTGALSPGSSDVSITGTGASQSSHPSDSGGSDVDLDPTDSKLFSRDGFPDYKKGDPKHGKRKRGRPRKLTRESRESLESKRSKHAPRGTHLWEFIRDILIHPELNEGLMKWEDRREGVFKFLRSEAVAQLWGQKKKNSSMTYEKLSRAMRYYYKREILERVDGRRLVYKFGKNSSGWKEEEVAGGRN; via the exons aTGGCTGTAGTGCAGCTGTTCAGGAAAAACATGCAAACGAATGGCAGCCCAGCCCTCCCTCTGGCAG GCAGCCTCATGGCCGCCACCTGTGAGATCAGCAACGTCTTTAGCAACTACTTCAGTGCCATGTACAGCCCTGAGGATCCCTCTCTGGCCTCTGCTCCCCCCGCTGCCACCTTCGGGGCCGATGACCTGGGGCGGTCCCTGAGCAGCCCCCACATGCCGCTGGAGGGCGCAG AAAAGGCCAGCTGGTTGGGCGAGCAGCCCCAGTGCTGGTCAAAGGCCCAGGTGCTGGACTGGATCAGCTACCAGGTGGAGAAGAACAAGTTCGACGCGAGCACCATCGACTTCTCGCGCTGCGACATGGATGGGGCCACGCTCTGCAGCTGCACCCCCGAGGAGCTGCGTCTGGTCTTTGGGCCTCTGGGGGACCAGCTCTACTCGCAGCTGTGGGACCACT CTTCCAGCTTTCCTGATGAACTCAGCTGGATCATTGACCTCCTAGAGAAGGACAGCATGTACTTCCAGGAGACCCTGGGGGACCCAGGCCCCTCTG ACCACGGAAGCCCCTTCGGCCAGGAGATGTTGGACGACAGCCAGCAGGCCAGCCCCTGCCGCCCCGGCAGCTACAGTACAGGGGCCCTGTCCCCCGGCAGCTCCGACGTCTCCATCACAG GGACGGGCGCCTCTCAGAGCTCCCACCCCTCAGACTCCGGTGGCAGTGACGTGGACCTCGACCCAACGGACAGCAAGCTCTTCTCCAGGG ACGGCTTTCCGGACTACAAGAAGGGGGACCCCAAGCACGGGAAGCGGAAACGGGGCCGGCCCCGGAAGCTGACCAGAGAGTCCCGGGAGAGTCTGGAGAGCAAGAGGAGCAAACACG CCCCCAGGGGCACCCACCTGTGGGAGTTCATCCGAGACATTCTCATCCACCCGGAGCTCAACGAGGGCCTCATGAAGTGGGAGGACCGGCGAGAAGGCGTGTTCAAGTTCCTGCGCTCCGAGGCCGTGGCCCAGCTGTGGGgccagaagaagaagaacagCAGCATGACCTACGAGAAGCTGAGCAGGGCCATGAG GTATTACTACAAGCGGGAGATCCTGGAGCGGGTGGACGGCCGGAGGCTCGTCTACAAGTTTGGCAAGAACTCCAGCggctggaaggaggaggaggttgCGGGGGGTCGGAACTGA
- the ELF3 gene encoding ETS-related transcription factor Elf-3 isoform X2: protein MAATCEISNVFSNYFSAMYSPEDPSLASAPPAATFGADDLGRSLSSPHMPLEGAEKASWLGEQPQCWSKAQVLDWISYQVEKNKFDASTIDFSRCDMDGATLCSCTPEELRLVFGPLGDQLYSQLWDHSSSFPDELSWIIDLLEKDSMYFQETLGDPGPSDHGSPFGQEMLDDSQQASPCRPGSYSTGALSPGSSDVSITGTGASQSSHPSDSGGSDVDLDPTDSKLFSRDGFPDYKKGDPKHGKRKRGRPRKLTRESRESLESKRSKHAPRGTHLWEFIRDILIHPELNEGLMKWEDRREGVFKFLRSEAVAQLWGQKKKNSSMTYEKLSRAMRYYYKREILERVDGRRLVYKFGKNSSGWKEEEVAGGRN from the exons ATGGCCGCCACCTGTGAGATCAGCAACGTCTTTAGCAACTACTTCAGTGCCATGTACAGCCCTGAGGATCCCTCTCTGGCCTCTGCTCCCCCCGCTGCCACCTTCGGGGCCGATGACCTGGGGCGGTCCCTGAGCAGCCCCCACATGCCGCTGGAGGGCGCAG AAAAGGCCAGCTGGTTGGGCGAGCAGCCCCAGTGCTGGTCAAAGGCCCAGGTGCTGGACTGGATCAGCTACCAGGTGGAGAAGAACAAGTTCGACGCGAGCACCATCGACTTCTCGCGCTGCGACATGGATGGGGCCACGCTCTGCAGCTGCACCCCCGAGGAGCTGCGTCTGGTCTTTGGGCCTCTGGGGGACCAGCTCTACTCGCAGCTGTGGGACCACT CTTCCAGCTTTCCTGATGAACTCAGCTGGATCATTGACCTCCTAGAGAAGGACAGCATGTACTTCCAGGAGACCCTGGGGGACCCAGGCCCCTCTG ACCACGGAAGCCCCTTCGGCCAGGAGATGTTGGACGACAGCCAGCAGGCCAGCCCCTGCCGCCCCGGCAGCTACAGTACAGGGGCCCTGTCCCCCGGCAGCTCCGACGTCTCCATCACAG GGACGGGCGCCTCTCAGAGCTCCCACCCCTCAGACTCCGGTGGCAGTGACGTGGACCTCGACCCAACGGACAGCAAGCTCTTCTCCAGGG ACGGCTTTCCGGACTACAAGAAGGGGGACCCCAAGCACGGGAAGCGGAAACGGGGCCGGCCCCGGAAGCTGACCAGAGAGTCCCGGGAGAGTCTGGAGAGCAAGAGGAGCAAACACG CCCCCAGGGGCACCCACCTGTGGGAGTTCATCCGAGACATTCTCATCCACCCGGAGCTCAACGAGGGCCTCATGAAGTGGGAGGACCGGCGAGAAGGCGTGTTCAAGTTCCTGCGCTCCGAGGCCGTGGCCCAGCTGTGGGgccagaagaagaagaacagCAGCATGACCTACGAGAAGCTGAGCAGGGCCATGAG GTATTACTACAAGCGGGAGATCCTGGAGCGGGTGGACGGCCGGAGGCTCGTCTACAAGTTTGGCAAGAACTCCAGCggctggaaggaggaggaggttgCGGGGGGTCGGAACTGA